A portion of the Lolium rigidum isolate FL_2022 chromosome 1, APGP_CSIRO_Lrig_0.1, whole genome shotgun sequence genome contains these proteins:
- the LOC124684026 gene encoding lipid droplet phospholipase 1-like, protein MAGAGGGEAEGLRREESVSGGVDVWSDAVSSHAPDHLLVMVHGILGSTTDWQYAANEFVKQLPDDIIVHCSEKNMNTLTLDGVDVMGQRLADEVLDVISRKPELTKISFLAHSVGGLVARYAIAKLYRHPNSTFDSKAEGTICGLEALNFITVATPHLGSRGNKQVPLLFGFITMEKVASRVIHWIFKRTGRHLFLTDDDEGEPPLLQRMVEDYGDLYFISALRAFKRRVAYANADCDHIVGWRTSSIRRNTELPKWEESLSEKYPHIVHEEYSEEIDPEKCQDLATDCNLDLLEEKMVTGLRSVSWEKVDVSFRTSMGSFAAHSIIQVKYGFMNEGADVIQHIIDHFQV, encoded by the exons ATGGCGGGCGCCGGAGGCGGGGAGGCGGAGGGGCTGAGGAGGGAGGAGTCCGTGTCCGGCGGCGTCGACGTCTGGAGCGACGCCGTCTCCTCCCACGCGCCCGACCACCTCCTCGTCATGGTCCACGGCATCCTCGGCAG TACTACTGATTGGCAATACGCAGCCAATGAGTTCGTGAAGCAACTTCCTGATGATATAATTGTCCACT GTAGTGAGAAAAACATGAACACGTTGACTCTAGATGGTGTTGATGTTATGGGGCAACGATTAGCAGATGAA GTTCTTGATGTAATCAGTCGAAAGCCAGAACTCACCAAAATTTCCTTCCTTGCACACTCTGTTGGAGGCTTAGTAGCAAGATATGCAATCGCAAAGCTTTATAGACATCCAAATAGCACGTTTGACAGCAAAGCCGAAGGAACCATATGCGGGTTGGAAGCATTGAACTTTATAACTGTAGCAACACCTCACCTTGGTTCTCGAGGAAACAAGCAG GTTCCACTTCTCTTTGGATTCATTACAATGGAGAAGGTTGCTTCTCGTGTCATCCATTGGATATTTAAGAGAACTGGGAGACATCTTTTTCTCACCGATGATGACGAGGGAGAACCTCCACTGTTGCAGCGTATGGTTGAAGATTATGGTGATCTTTACTTTAT ATCTGCTCTGCGAGCATTTAAAAGGCGAGTGGCATATGCCAATGCTGATTGTGACC ACATTGTTGGCTGGAGAACATCATCTATTAGAAGAAACACAGAGCTTCCTAAG TGGGAGGAATCCTTATCTGAGAAGTACCCCCACATTGTACACGAGGAGTACTCAGAAGAAATCGACCCTGAGAAGTGTCAGGATTTGGCAACAGACTGCAATTTGGACTTATTGGAAG AGAAAATGGTGACAGGGCTTCGAAGCGTTTCATGGGAAAAAGTAGATGTTAGCTTCCGCACCAGCATGGGGAGTTTCGCAGCACACAGCATTATCCAG GTCAAGTATGGGTTTATGAACGAAGGAGCTGATGTCATACAACACATAATAGACCACTTCCAGGTCTGA